Within Staphylococcus sp. NRL 16/872, the genomic segment AAGAAATAGTTATTTATTGAAAGAAAGTAAGAAATTGCTTTATTGCGATAAATATTTTTAGGTGGTACTATATAGAAGTTGACGTAATAAGAGGACCTTATATACACAGACGTATATTGATAAAAAAGATAGTTTAAAGGAGAATTATATTGCAAAATTTTAAAGAATTAGGGATTTCGGATAAAACGGTAGAAACCCTTGAAGCAATGGGGTTTAAGGAACCTACACCGATTCAAAAAGAAAGTATCCCTTACACATTAGAAGGAAGAGATATCCTTGGACAAGCTCAAACTGGTACAGGTAAAACAGGCGCTTTCGGGATTCCTTTAATTGAAAAAGTAGTTGGTAAATCAGGCGTTCAAGCTTTAATCTTAGCACCAACTAGAGAATTAGCTATGCAAGTAGCAGAACAGTTACGCGAATTCAGTCGTGGACAAAATGTACAGGTCGTTACAGTATTTGGTGGTATGCCAATCGATAGACAAATCAAAGCGTTAAAACGTGGACCACAAATCGTAGTAGGTACGCCTGGTCGTGTGATTGACCATTTAAACCGCCGTACACTTAAAACAAATGATATTCATACATTAATCTTAGATGAAGCGGATGAAATGATGAACATGGGCTTCATTGATGATATGAGATTTATTATGGATAAAATTCCAGCTGAACAACGCCAAACAATGTTATTCTCAGCTACAATGCCTAAAGCGATTCAAACTTTAGTACAACAATTTATGAAATCTCCACAAATTGTTAAGACAATGAATAATGAAATGTCTGATCCACAAATTGATGAATACTACACTATCGTAAAAGAACTTGAGAAATTTGATACTTTTACAAACTTCTTAGATGTTCACCAACCTGAATTAGCAATTGTCTTCGGTAGAACAAAACGCCGTGTTGATGAATTAACAAGTGCTTTATTATCTAAAGGTTATAAAGCTGAAGGTTTACACGGAGATATCACGCAAGCGAAACGTTTAGAGGTATTAAAGAAATTTAAAAATGACCAAATTGATATTTTAGTAGCGACTGACGTTGCTGCACGTGGACTTGATATTTCAGGTGTAAGTCACGTTTATAACTTTGACATTCCTCAAGATACTGAAAGTTATACGCACAGAATTGGCCGTACTGGTCGTGCAGGTAAAGAAGGAATTGCCGTTACATTTGTTAATCCAATTGAAATGGACTATATCCGCCAAATTGAGGAAGTTAACGGTAGAAGAATGAATGCTTTAAGACCACCACATCGTAAAGAAGTGCTTAAAGCTAGAGAAGAAGATATTAAAGATAAAGTTAAAAACTGGATGTCACGTGAAAGTGAAGCGCGTTTAAAACGCATTTCAGGTGAATTATTAGATGAATATGATAGCACAGAATTAGTTGCATCATTACTACAAGAATTAGTTGAAGCAAACGACGAAGTTGAAGTTCAATTAACTTTTGAAAAGCCTTTAGCACGTAAAAGTCGTCAAGGTAAAGGAAATAATTCACGCCGTGGTGGTAAACGAAATAGTAAGTTCGATAATAAAAATAAACGTTCAAAAGGTAATTTCAACAAGAAAAAAGGTAAAAAATCAGATCGTCGTGACAGACAAGATAAAGGTAAACCATCAATGAAAGCACGTACCTTTGCAGACATGCAAAAATAGTCATGAGCGACTATTTTTTGAGTAAACACTCCAAATATTTGGAGTGTTTTTTTATATCTAAAAATAAATAAAAAGAACATAAGGTACAGAAGAAAAACATATATTGCAGAAATTATATTCAATTAAATCAATATGATATAATTAAGAAAAATTGCAAAGGAGTTTATTATGAAGGTAGAAGCTTCATTTCATAAAAGCCCTAAAAACGCATACCCTGTTCATTGGATATCTAGTGGTATTATATTCCTAATTGAATTAATTATATTAGGTGCTTTATATTCAATGTGGAACTACTTTAATTGGTTTCATTTTATTCTCTACATTTTAATCTTCTTGTTTGTTTTAAGTTGTCTTCGTTTAGTCATACAACCGTATATTCGTTATCGTTTTCATTATTATAGAATTGATGCTAAGAATATAGAAGTTAAGTCTATGTTTATTATGAAGCATTATGAAATGACTAAAATTGAAAGGCTACAATATCTTCAAATCAAAACAAATCCGTTGTTAAAAGCTTTTCAACTTAATACTGTAGTGTTTGTAACAGCTGGTCATGAAATGAAATTTCCTTTGTTATCTGAGGCACAAGCAGAACATGTATCACAACATATTCTAGAAACATTGAGAGGTGCAGATTCTGATGTATAATCCTCAAAAGTTGCATCCTATTTCATATGTATCAGGTTTAATTAAAGTTATAAAACAAAATATTTTTCCATTTATCATTTTTATAGTGTTTAATAGTTGGGATTTTGATTTTACAAATATACGAAATTATATAAGTCCAGCTATATTTTTACTTATCTTTCTTGTTACTTTTATTCATCAATTTTTAGAGGTGTATGTCACACGTTATTGGATTGAAGATGAACAATTTATAGTAACGTCTGGATGGTTGAATAAAAAACGTAAAGAATTAAATATTAATAGGATTCAATCGTTAGATACCACTCAAGGATTAGTTGATCAAATGGTGGGTGGTGTGAGTTTACAAATCAAAACACCCAGTGATGGGATAGAATTAGCTACAATTTCAAAAAAACAGAGCGATTTAATTGATCAAACGATTCGCGAACATCAGTTACAATTGAAAGATACTGATAATGAGGCAATCATTAATCATGAACGGAGTGAGATTGACAATCAACATACACAATATAATCACAAAACAACTTCTGAAGCACTAAAAAATGAGACAATGATCTATAAAATGTCGTGGCGTTCATTGTTACTCATGGCTATGACTAGTGGCGCTATTGGCGTGGCTTTAGCAACTGTATCGCCTATACTAGGCGTCTTTCAACATTTGATTTCTTGGGAGGATTGGACATCTAAACTTTGGAACTGGATTCATTCAGTATTATTCATTGTATTGTTTATCATTATTGTCGTGTTAGTTATTAGTTACATAATAGGGACTGTCATTACGATTAATCGATACTATAACTACACGGTTACGCAACAAGACAGTCAACTAAAAATAAAATATGGATTATTAAATGTAAAAAATATTACGGTACCTACAAATAGACTACAAGCTGTCCTTGAAAAACAATCTTTTATAAGGAAATTGTTTGGTTACACTTCCATTCACTTTATCATTACTAGTGATTTAGAAATCTCTTCAAATGAAGACGTTAGCGATGATGGCAAAATTATGATCTTACCATTTATTAAAAGAAAAGAAGCCTATCAAATTATTAATACACTAGTTCCTGAAATGCAGTTTAATAACATAAAAAGCGATATGCCATGGCGTGGTTATCATCGTCATTTTTTAATCCCTAGCATAATATTAATAATCATGGCTTGTTTTGGTACTTATTATTGGAGTGCATGGAGTATGGTTATAGCTATTTTAATTATTGGATTAATGGCGTTACACGCTTATATATATATTCGTGCTGCCGGATTAAACTTCAAAAATAATGAAATTGCACTTCGTGAAGTAAGTACTTTTAGTTTTAAAACGTATTATTTCAAGACGAATAAGATTATTGGCATGGAAACGACGCAACACCATTTCCTTGAGAGAGCTCAATTAGAAAATATAACTTTCTTAATTGCTAAGGGTGCATTATTTGAAGTTATGCAGTTGAAATTTATGGATGAAAATAAAGTAAATCAATAT encodes:
- a CDS encoding DEAD/DEAH box helicase; the protein is MQNFKELGISDKTVETLEAMGFKEPTPIQKESIPYTLEGRDILGQAQTGTGKTGAFGIPLIEKVVGKSGVQALILAPTRELAMQVAEQLREFSRGQNVQVVTVFGGMPIDRQIKALKRGPQIVVGTPGRVIDHLNRRTLKTNDIHTLILDEADEMMNMGFIDDMRFIMDKIPAEQRQTMLFSATMPKAIQTLVQQFMKSPQIVKTMNNEMSDPQIDEYYTIVKELEKFDTFTNFLDVHQPELAIVFGRTKRRVDELTSALLSKGYKAEGLHGDITQAKRLEVLKKFKNDQIDILVATDVAARGLDISGVSHVYNFDIPQDTESYTHRIGRTGRAGKEGIAVTFVNPIEMDYIRQIEEVNGRRMNALRPPHRKEVLKAREEDIKDKVKNWMSRESEARLKRISGELLDEYDSTELVASLLQELVEANDEVEVQLTFEKPLARKSRQGKGNNSRRGGKRNSKFDNKNKRSKGNFNKKKGKKSDRRDRQDKGKPSMKARTFADMQK
- a CDS encoding PH domain-containing protein → MKVEASFHKSPKNAYPVHWISSGIIFLIELIILGALYSMWNYFNWFHFILYILIFLFVLSCLRLVIQPYIRYRFHYYRIDAKNIEVKSMFIMKHYEMTKIERLQYLQIKTNPLLKAFQLNTVVFVTAGHEMKFPLLSEAQAEHVSQHILETLRGADSDV
- a CDS encoding PH domain-containing protein; the protein is MYNPQKLHPISYVSGLIKVIKQNIFPFIIFIVFNSWDFDFTNIRNYISPAIFLLIFLVTFIHQFLEVYVTRYWIEDEQFIVTSGWLNKKRKELNINRIQSLDTTQGLVDQMVGGVSLQIKTPSDGIELATISKKQSDLIDQTIREHQLQLKDTDNEAIINHERSEIDNQHTQYNHKTTSEALKNETMIYKMSWRSLLLMAMTSGAIGVALATVSPILGVFQHLISWEDWTSKLWNWIHSVLFIVLFIIIVVLVISYIIGTVITINRYYNYTVTQQDSQLKIKYGLLNVKNITVPTNRLQAVLEKQSFIRKLFGYTSIHFIITSDLEISSNEDVSDDGKIMILPFIKRKEAYQIINTLVPEMQFNNIKSDMPWRGYHRHFLIPSIILIIMACFGTYYWSAWSMVIAILIIGLMALHAYIYIRAAGLNFKNNEIALREVSTFSFKTYYFKTNKIIGMETTQHHFLERAQLENITFLIAKGALFEVMQLKFMDENKVNQYIKGYLRGDYNE